From one Planktothrix agardhii NIES-204 genomic stretch:
- a CDS encoding hypothetical protein (conserved hypothetical protein), which produces MLKTFNAILKNNSIQWLDQTPDINLDNSVEVKITFLEEEISTNATKSNGQKMSEALNKLAKNNVYSKINPQKWQQEISQDRSLPNRD; this is translated from the coding sequence ATGCTAAAAACTTTCAATGCTATTTTAAAAAACAATTCTATTCAATGGCTGGATCAAACTCCAGATATCAACTTAGATAATTCAGTTGAAGTTAAAATTACTTTTTTAGAAGAAGAAATATCAACGAATGCAACTAAATCTAATGGTCAAAAAATGTCTGAAGCCTTAAATAAATTAGCAAAAAACAATGTCTATTCTAAAATCAATCCTCAAAAATGGCAACAAGAAATTAGTCAAGATCGTTCCCTTCCTAATCGAGATTAA